A region from the Lolium perenne isolate Kyuss_39 chromosome 4, Kyuss_2.0, whole genome shotgun sequence genome encodes:
- the LOC127349018 gene encoding probable protein phosphatase 2C 31 yields MGNGITKNPCFSGDPYATAVPSDPLPEDSHGHSFMYVPTSAAFATSASSETSFFSLSGAAISANQVTAASMPSFSLLNQMTWPQSSACTFESSRSFASVPLQAVPNRMAMSGPLQSMSSRFSETSGTASMISKSGTLDRSFSSSSSFVRPQASISHLIAERRLARSQSHNERSLVEFLARAASKLRFRGSSRLGLLSEGPADAAKTESSSDGDPSSPPKNNVQWAQGMAGEDRFHVAVSEEHGWVFVGIYDGFNGPDATDYLFANLYVAVHRELKGVLWDDNEGGEPVANADHPDGGNDSPEFYRKPTKRGRTEQLEMVDGATTGGGTTKTIQREVLKALARALRKTEEAFFEAAEQNAEESPELGLMGSCVLVMVMKDKDVYVMNVGDSRVVLARRREADIRNIIGKARQELDGLQTVQLTAEHSTAVEEEVMRIRGQHLNDRNAIINGRVKGQLNVTRAFGAGYLKQPKWNNRLLAAFKVNYIGMDPYLNCIPSLCHHRIGPEDKFLVLSSDGLYQYFTNKEVVDQVQMFTAANPEGDPAQHLVRELLLRAARKAGMECHQLLEVPHGDRRNYHDDVSIIVISFEGRLWRSTF; encoded by the exons ATGGGCAATGGTATCACCAAGAACCCATGCTTCTCTGGGGATCCATACGCCACTGCCGTCCCTTCGGACCCGCTCCCCGAGGATAGCCATGGCCACTCCTTCATGTACGTTCCTACAAGTGCCGCCTTCGCAACTTCGGCGTCGTCTGAGACGTCCTTCTTCTCGCTGTCCGGCGCGGCCATCAGTGCCAACCAGGTGACAGCTGCGTCGATGCCGTCGTTCAGCCTTCTCAACCAGATGACGTGGCCACAGTCGTCTGCGTGCACCTTCGAGAGCTCGCGCTCCTTCGCCTCCGTGCCGCTCCAGGCCGTGCCGAACAGGATGGCTATGTCCGGACCACTCCAATCCATGTCCAGCCGCTTCTCCGAGACGTCCGGCACGGCATCCATGATCTCCAAGTCCGGCACGCTGGACCGCTCcttctcgtcgtcgtcctccttcgTGAGGCCCCAGGCCAGTATTTCCCATCTCATCGCTGAACGTCGTCTGGCGCGCTCTCAAAGCCACAATGAGCGATCGCTCGTCGAATTCTTGGCCAGAGCCGCCTCGAAGCTCCGGTTCCGGGGGTCCTCGCGCCTAGGCCTCCTGTCAGAGGGACCTGCTGACGCGGCAAAGACGGAGTCCTCCAGCGACGGGgaccccagctcgccgccgaagAACAATGTGCAGTGGGCGCAGGGCATGGCCGGCGAGGACCGGTTCCACGTGGCGGTGTCCGAGGAGCACGGGTGGGTGTTCGTCGGGATTTACGACGGCTTCAACGGCCCAGACGCGACCGACTACCTCTTCGCGAACCTGTACGTCGCCGTGCACCGCGAGCTCAAGGGCGTCCTCTGGGACGACAACGAGGGCGGCGAGCCGGTGGCCAATGCCGATCACCCAGATGGAGGCAACGACAGCCCAGAATTTTACCGTAAGCCGACGAAGAGGGGACGAACGGAACAGCTGGAGATGGTCGATGGTGCCACAACCGGGGGTGGCACAACGAAAACAATTCAACGCGAAGTCCTCAAGGCGTTGGCCCGGGCGCTGAGGAAGACGGAGGAGGCCTTCTTCGAGGCAGCGGAGCAAAACGCGGAGGAGAGCCCGGAGCTCGGGCTGATGGGGTCGTGCGTGCTGGTGATGGTGATGAAGGACAAGGACGTGTACGTGATGAACGTTGGGGACAGTCGTGTGGTGCTGGCGCGGAGGCGGGAGGCCGACATCAGGAACATCATCGGCAAGGCGAGGCAAGAATTGGACGGCCTGCAGACCGTGCAGCTCACCGCCGAGCACAGCACCGCTGTTGAGGAG GAGGTGATGAGGATCAGAGGCCAGCATCTGAATGATCGCAACGCCATCATCAACGGCAGGGTGAAGGGGCAGCTCAACGTCACCAGAGCATTTGGGGCGGGCTACCTGAAGCAG CCAAAGTGGAACAATAGGCTGCTAGCAGCGTTCAAGGTTAATTACATCGGCATGGACCCCTACCTCAACTGCATCCCGTCACTGTGCCACCACCGGATCGGTCCGGAAGACAAGTTTCTGGTGCTGTCGTCGGACGGGCTCTATCAGTATTTCACCAACAAGGAGGTGGTTGATCAGGTGCAGATGTTCACAGCGGCAAATCCCGAAGGCGATCCCGCACAGCATCTCGTCCGAGAACTTCTGCTCCGGGCTGCAAGGAAGGCTG GTATGGAGTGCCATCAACTGCTCGAGGTGCCGCACGGCGACAGGAGGAACTACCATGACGACGTGTCGATCATCGTGATATCGTTCGAGGGGAGGCTCTGGAGGTCGACCTTCTAG